Genomic window (Kosakonia sp. BYX6):
ACTTGCAGATGATCGCGCCCCGGCAGCCGCACAATATTGGCGTTACCGGTGAGCAAACCGCTGAACAGCGAATAGGCAAAGTTGGCGGCGACGTTGCCAGGCGCAATATGCAGCGCCACGCCGCGACCGTAGCGATGGGCTAAATCGCCATAGGCGGCGCGCATCTGGTTCAGCGAGGCGGCACGGCACCAGAAACCGAGGCTGATCACATCCGGCCAGGCTTTGGCTTCGTCGTCGCGCAATGTCAGGCGCGAAAAGGTCTGTAACAACGCCAGCATTTCTGCGGCGAACGGCGGGAACGGCGCCAGATCAGGCATCGCCTGCAACTGCGCTTCATCACCGATGACAAACGTCAGACCGTCAAAATGTTGCTGCATACGTGTCGCTGCACCCTCGTAATTCTGCTTTTTTTAGTCTGCCGATAACGTGGAAATATTTGCCTTTGCGCCCGCACGGGCAGTCATCTTCGCCGAGCAACACGCCTTCATCTTCGGTCAACAGCGAATGGCCCGGATAGGATTCGGGGAGCAGGGAGAGCACCTGAATAATCCCCGGTTTGCCAACGGGCGCGCAGGCGAAATCCGCCGGATCGCGAATGATAATGTCCGAGAAAATCGAGGTGTGCAGATGCCCGTGCTCGCACTGCATCGAGATACAGCCGGTTTGTTCCACCATGCCGTAATAATCATGCACCGCAGGCAAGTTGCAGACATCGTGCAGGCAACGGGCGAACGCCTGCGGGGAAACGGCTTCATTTTGCAGCTTTTTCCAGCCGCCGCCGTGAATCAACAACGCGTTGTCGAGCGCCAGTTTTTTACCGCTGGCGGCCAGCGCTTTATAAAAGTGCTGCCACACCATAAAGGTGAAGCCGAACAGCAAAATGCGTTTTCCCTGGTGCTTTTCGAGGAAGGCTTCAATGACCGGCAGATTCAACGTCATCTGCTCATCCAGCGCCCATGCGCGATCGGCGCCGAACAGCGAAAAACCTAAAATGCCTGCGCCGCGCGCTGAAAATTGCTGCCGGTCTTTCAGCACATCCGGCGAGTCGATCACTAACATTGGCAAACGGCCCGCGCCGGTAAATTGATTAACGATTTTCACCAGCGTTTTTTGCTGATACGCGGCGGTGGCTTTATCGAGAAAAATCCGCGACACCTGCTGCCCGGTGGTGCCGGAAGAGGTCATGGTTTTGACGATCTCATCATCCGCGATGCTTTTTAGCGTCAGCGTTTTAAACAGCGAAACGGGCAGAAAGGGCAGATCTTCCACCGCCTGAATGGATTGCGGTGTGATGTTTTGCGCATCCAGCATATGCCGGTAGTCTGCGCAATGGGCGTAGTGGTGCGCGGTCAGCGCCTTCAGGCGCGCCAACTGAAGCGCACGCTTATCCTCGCGCGCCAGCGAATAGGGGGCAATGCCCAGCATTTCATCAAGCGACAGGGACATACTCTTTCAGCCTGTGATAAAGGGTTTTACCCGCCGGGTTCTTGGGGATCTCACTCAGTGCGATCACGCGAAAGGCCGACGCATGCAATTTGCTGATCCCGGCGGCGTACTGCTTCACGTCGCCGGCGAGGGATTCGTCGGTAATAAAAATACACAGCAGATCGTCGCGGCCATCGCAGGCGACGGCGGTATCCGCAAACGCGGTTTTCAGCAGCGATTCCATCTCATCCAGCCCGACACGGTTGCCGAAGATTTTCAAAAAGCGTTTTTTGCGCCCGACGATACGGTAAAAACCGTCACTGTCGACGGTGGCGATATCGCCGGTGTGTAGCGTGCCGGCGAAGGTGTCGCCGAGCGCCAGATCTTCACCGCACTCGGCGTAACCGAGCGCCACATTTGCCCCGCGATAGATCAATTCACCTTGCGTATCCGGCGTGGTGATCGGGTGGTTATCATCGCCGAGTAGCAAAAATTCCCCGCCGGGGATCGGCTTGCCGATAAAACCATAGCGACTCGCGGCGTGCTCCGGCGCAAGCCAGGCCATGCGCGAGGTGGCTTCGGCGGCACCGTACATCACGATAAAGCGCTTGCCGTTTTGCATCGCGTACTCGGTGTACTCCTGCTGCAACGCGGCGGCGAGTTTACCGCCTGCCTGCGTTAGCGTGCGCAAATCCGGCAGATCCATACGCATGAAGCGCAATTTGCGCAGCATCTCCCAGGTGTAAGGAACGCCCGCGAACGAACTTGCACGCTCGGTGCGCACAAACTCCCACAGTTCGCGCTGCATCACGCTGTACCCGGTCAGTAACAGGCTGGCGCCAGCGTGCAAATGGCTGTTGATGATCGACAAACCATAGACATAGTTGATTGGCAGGCTCACCAGCCCGCGTTCACGCGCATCAATGTCGAGATAGTGCGCAATGCTCTCCGCATTGCTTTGCAGATTGCGTTTGCTGAGGCGCACCAATTTCGGGCTACCGGTTGAGCCAGAGGTGGTCATCAGCAAGGCCAGCTCATCGTGCAGTGGCCACGGCGTTAACCCGGTGGCGTGTAATTGATAACCGCCGTCACCCGACAAAACGCCTGATGGCGCTTCGCTTATCAGGCCTACGGTACCCGGGCCGGAAGTTTGTAGGTCGGATAAGGCGCAGCCGCCATCCGACAAAACGCCTGATGGCGCTTCGCTTATCAGGCCTACGGTACCCGGGCCGGAAGTTTGTAGGTCGGATAAGGCGCAGCCGCCATCCGACAAAACGCCTGATGGCGCTTCGCTTATCAGGTCTACGGTACCCGGGCTGGAAGTTTGTAGGTCGGATAAGGCGCAGCCGCCATCCGACAAAACGCCTGATGGCGCTTCGCTTATCAGGCCTACGGTACCCGGGCCGGAAGTTTGTAGGCCGGATAAGGCGCAGCCGCCATCCGACAAAACGCCTGATGGCGCTTCGCTTATCAGGCCTACGGTACCCGAGTCGGAAGTTTGTAGGCCGGATAAGGCGCAGCCGCCATCCGGCGAAACGGTTGGTGTCGGCTGCCAGATCAGCGAAGGCTTGTAGGTATCGATCAACTGCTGCGCCAGCGTGTTGTCGAGCGCGTTGTCCAACAGCAATGCCACCGCATCGCTTTGCAGGCAGGCGAGATAGCCGACAACGGCTTCGACCTGATTCTGGCAAAAGACAAACACTAATGAACGGGCTGGGATGTGGCTTGCCAGCGCGTCAACGCGGGCGGTCAGTTCGCCATAGCTCAGGCTTGCGCCACGATCATCTTTCAGCGCAAGTTGCGCGGTGTCATGCTGTTGCGTCTGCCAGAAAGTGTTCATTGCAGGGCGTCCATAATGCGGGCGGTCGTTTGTTCTGCCGTCAGGCCGCTCTGTTCTAGCATCCAGCCGTAATCCCCCGCGTGCGGGTAACCTTGCGGAATACCGATGGTTAACTGTTTCGGGCGCTGCGCCTGGCCGCCAACGTATTCGGCAACGGCGCTGCCCAAACCGCCAATCATGCTGTGCTCTTCCATCGTCACCAGCAGCTTTTTCCCTAACTGCGCGGCGATAACGGCTTCATCCAACGGTTTGAGGGTGTGCATATCAATCACCGCCGCGTCGATGCCGCGATCGGCCAGGTGACCCGCGGTGGTGAGCGCAACATGCACCATACTGCCGGTGGCAATAATCGCCACATCGTTGCCGTCGCGAAGCGTAATCGCTTTGCCGGGGATCAGCTCAAAATCTTCTTTATAGACGATCGGCGCGCGCATGCCGCCGGTCAGGCGTAAATAGACCGGGCCATCGTAAGCCAGTGCCGCCTGGGTCATTTTCACCGTTGCCGTGCAGTCCGCCGGGGAAAAAATGGCGATATTGGACACCGAACGCAGCATCGCCAGCTCTTCGATACCGTGGTGCGTGGCGCCAAACATGCCGGTTGCCAGCCCGGAAGCCAGCCCGACCAGCTTGACGTTTTCCTGCATGTAACCGAGGTTCAGGCGCACTTGTTCCGCCGCGCGCAGCGTCAAAAAGTTGGGAAACGAGGTGGCAAACGGCACAAAACCGCTGGCTGCCAGACCGGCGGCCACGCCGACCAGGTTTTGTTCGGCGATGCCGGTATTAATAAAACGATCCGGGTAGGTGGTGCTAAAGCGATCCAATCCTGAGGATTTGCACAGATCGCCGGAGAGAGCGACGATGCGGGCATCGTCATGCGCCAATTCAAGCAATGTCATCCCGAAGGTGCCGCGGGAACCGAGCATCGACCAGGAACGGATAGTGGCGGGCTTGAACTCAATCATGCTGGCCTCCGTTCAGTTCAGCCAGCGCGTCGGTAAGCTGTTGGGCGGAGACCCGGTTACGGTGGAATTCTTTATTATTTTCCATAAACGAGACCCCTTTGCCTTTCACCGTATTGGCGATGATGACCTTCGGTTTGCCGTGATGCGGGGCGCTAAACGCCGCTTGTAAAGCCTCGATGTCGTGACCATCGCAAACGAGGGTTTCCCACTGGCAGGCGCGCCACAGGGCGTCGAGATCCATTTGCATCACGTCCTGGGTAAAGCCGTCGGATTGCAGGCCGTTACGATCGACAATCAGCGTCAGGTTATCCACCTTGTGATGGGCGGCCATAAATGCGCATTCCCAAATGGCGCCTTCGTTGCACTCGCCGTCGCCGACCAGCACATAGGTTTGCCAGCGTTCGCCTTTCAGACGACGGCCAAGCGCCAGCCCGGTAGCGAAAGAAAGCCCTTGCGCCAGGCTGCCGCCGGAAAAATCGATACCGTATTCAGGATGTTTGGTCGGGTGAACCTGCAACACCGAGCCGTTGATTTCAAATTCATTCAACTGCGCTTCGCTGATAATGCCGAACTCGCACAGCGTGGCGTACAGACCGAGCGCTGCGTGGCCTTTGCTCAGAATGAACACGTCACGATCGTGACAGGTGATGTTCTGCGCATCGTACTGCATGACGACGCCATAAAGCGTACTCAGAATGTCGGTCATCGACAGTGCAGGGGAGACGTGCACGCCATCGCTGGGCGCGTGGTGCGCCACGCTGATAATACGGTTACGAATGCGTCGTGCCGCATCCTGAATTTTTTGTGTCATTTGAGACCACCATCCACGCGAATTGTCTGGCCAGTGATGTAGCTTGAGAGATCGCTGGCGAGGAATAACGCCACCTGCGCGATTTCCGCCGGTTCGCCCGCGCGTCGCAGGTCGGCGTTTTTCTTCGCCTCTTCGACCACCTGCGCGGGCATGGTAAGCAGCATTTCCGTTTCGGTTACCCCAGGCGCGATACAGTTGGCGCGAATGCCTTTCTCGCCCAGTTCCGCCGCGATGGATTGCGTCATGGCAATCAGCGCCGCTTTCGACGCGCCATAGGCGGATTTACCTGGGTTGCCATCTTCACCCGCTGTCGAGGCGATATTAATGATGCTGCCACGCTGCTGGCGGGCCATCAGCTTGGAGATGTATTGGGTGAAGAAATAGACAGAGAAGAAGTTCACTTCAAACTGGCTGCGCAACTGCGCTTCGCTGGTCATCTGGAACAGGCTGTTCATGGCGATACCGGCGTTGTTGATGACCGCGTCGATCGGGCGTTTGTCAGCCATGACGCGCTTAACGGCCTCTTTCATCGCCGCCGTATCGGTGATGTCAAAACCGAGCGGCCAGATCTGCACCTGGTGCCGTTCGGCTATTTGCGCCATCTGGCTGACAAAGGCATCATCGGCTTGCCGGGCATGGGCGTAAATGTTCGCGCCGTTTGCCGCGAACACATTAACCATTGCCAGCCCCATGCCACGGCGACAGCCGGTGATTATGACGTTTTTACCTTGCATCAACATAAGGTCATCACACTAGCTTTGCAGCGCAACATCGTATTTTTTCAGGATCTCTTTGCCCTTTTCCCATGACGCGAATTCGATGATGTCATCGGTATCCATCATGATGTCGAAGGCGTCTTCCAGCGAGGCGATCAGCGTCATATGACCAACAGAGTCCCAGGACGGCGTGTCCTGATATTTATAGCCCGCGAGGGTCTCTTCCGGGACTTCGAAGGTTTCGACAAAAATACGGTTGTATGTTTCCAGGTTGGACATCACGTTCTCCAGATAGCAGCAAACTGAGTTTCAGGCATTACCTGAACACTTTTTTATTCTCATTCGGGCGCATCACGCGCGCCGGGTTGCCCAGCGCAATCACCGACGG
Coding sequences:
- a CDS encoding acyl-protein synthetase, whose amino-acid sequence is MSLSLDEMLGIAPYSLAREDKRALQLARLKALTAHHYAHCADYRHMLDAQNITPQSIQAVEDLPFLPVSLFKTLTLKSIADDEIVKTMTSSGTTGQQVSRIFLDKATAAYQQKTLVKIVNQFTGAGRLPMLVIDSPDVLKDRQQFSARGAGILGFSLFGADRAWALDEQMTLNLPVIEAFLEKHQGKRILLFGFTFMVWQHFYKALAASGKKLALDNALLIHGGGWKKLQNEAVSPQAFARCLHDVCNLPAVHDYYGMVEQTGCISMQCEHGHLHTSIFSDIIIRDPADFACAPVGKPGIIQVLSLLPESYPGHSLLTEDEGVLLGEDDCPCGRKGKYFHVIGRLKKAELRGCSDTYAATF
- a CDS encoding AMP-binding protein, whose translation is MNTFWQTQQHDTAQLALKDDRGASLSYGELTARVDALASHIPARSLVFVFCQNQVEAVVGYLACLQSDAVALLLDNALDNTLAQQLIDTYKPSLIWQPTPTVSPDGGCALSGLQTSDSGTVGLISEAPSGVLSDGGCALSGLQTSGPGTVGLISEAPSGVLSDGGCALSDLQTSSPGTVDLISEAPSGVLSDGGCALSDLQTSGPGTVGLISEAPSGVLSDGGCALSDLQTSGPGTVGLISEAPSGVLSGDGGYQLHATGLTPWPLHDELALLMTTSGSTGSPKLVRLSKRNLQSNAESIAHYLDIDARERGLVSLPINYVYGLSIINSHLHAGASLLLTGYSVMQRELWEFVRTERASSFAGVPYTWEMLRKLRFMRMDLPDLRTLTQAGGKLAAALQQEYTEYAMQNGKRFIVMYGAAEATSRMAWLAPEHAASRYGFIGKPIPGGEFLLLGDDNHPITTPDTQGELIYRGANVALGYAECGEDLALGDTFAGTLHTGDIATVDSDGFYRIVGRKKRFLKIFGNRVGLDEMESLLKTAFADTAVACDGRDDLLCIFITDESLAGDVKQYAAGISKLHASAFRVIALSEIPKNPAGKTLYHRLKEYVPVA
- a CDS encoding transketolase family protein, with product MIEFKPATIRSWSMLGSRGTFGMTLLELAHDDARIVALSGDLCKSSGLDRFSTTYPDRFINTGIAEQNLVGVAAGLAASGFVPFATSFPNFLTLRAAEQVRLNLGYMQENVKLVGLASGLATGMFGATHHGIEELAMLRSVSNIAIFSPADCTATVKMTQAALAYDGPVYLRLTGGMRAPIVYKEDFELIPGKAITLRDGNDVAIIATGSMVHVALTTAGHLADRGIDAAVIDMHTLKPLDEAVIAAQLGKKLLVTMEEHSMIGGLGSAVAEYVGGQAQRPKQLTIGIPQGYPHAGDYGWMLEQSGLTAEQTTARIMDALQ
- a CDS encoding transketolase; this encodes MTQKIQDAARRIRNRIISVAHHAPSDGVHVSPALSMTDILSTLYGVVMQYDAQNITCHDRDVFILSKGHAALGLYATLCEFGIISEAQLNEFEINGSVLQVHPTKHPEYGIDFSGGSLAQGLSFATGLALGRRLKGERWQTYVLVGDGECNEGAIWECAFMAAHHKVDNLTLIVDRNGLQSDGFTQDVMQMDLDALWRACQWETLVCDGHDIEALQAAFSAPHHGKPKVIIANTVKGKGVSFMENNKEFHRNRVSAQQLTDALAELNGGQHD
- a CDS encoding SDR family NAD(P)-dependent oxidoreductase, which codes for MLMQGKNVIITGCRRGMGLAMVNVFAANGANIYAHARQADDAFVSQMAQIAERHQVQIWPLGFDITDTAAMKEAVKRVMADKRPIDAVINNAGIAMNSLFQMTSEAQLRSQFEVNFFSVYFFTQYISKLMARQQRGSIINIASTAGEDGNPGKSAYGASKAALIAMTQSIAAELGEKGIRANCIAPGVTETEMLLTMPAQVVEEAKKNADLRRAGEPAEIAQVALFLASDLSSYITGQTIRVDGGLK
- a CDS encoding acyl carrier protein, which produces MSNLETYNRIFVETFEVPEETLAGYKYQDTPSWDSVGHMTLIASLEDAFDIMMDTDDIIEFASWEKGKEILKKYDVALQS